A window of Rhabdothermincola salaria contains these coding sequences:
- the lepB gene encoding signal peptidase I, whose translation MTVSPPPEHPVAGGPLPPPAEAPRRGLAKLLGPVGANIAEWLVVIVGAVVLALVIKAFVLQAFFIPSLSMASTLEEGDRVLVNKLSYTFGDVSRGDIVVFERPPTETAGEIPDLIKRVVGLPGESIVIKDDTVFVDGQALDESYLDPGVVTSTATTPLSCSDADPCLVPPGHVWVMGDNRPDSKDSRFFGPITESSIVGESFVRVWPLGRFSFF comes from the coding sequence GTGACCGTGTCGCCGCCACCCGAACACCCGGTCGCGGGGGGCCCGCTGCCGCCACCGGCCGAAGCCCCTCGGCGTGGGCTCGCCAAGCTCCTCGGCCCGGTCGGCGCCAACATCGCCGAGTGGCTCGTGGTCATCGTGGGCGCCGTCGTGCTGGCCCTCGTGATCAAGGCCTTCGTGCTGCAGGCCTTCTTCATCCCGTCGTTGTCGATGGCCTCGACCCTCGAAGAGGGCGATCGGGTGCTGGTCAACAAGCTGTCCTACACGTTCGGCGACGTCTCCCGAGGCGACATCGTGGTGTTCGAACGACCTCCCACCGAGACGGCGGGCGAGATCCCGGATCTCATCAAGCGGGTCGTCGGTCTCCCCGGCGAGTCCATCGTCATCAAGGACGACACCGTCTTCGTCGACGGCCAGGCCCTCGACGAGTCGTACCTCGACCCCGGGGTCGTCACCAGCACGGCCACCACGCCGCTGAGCTGCAGCGACGCCGACCCCTGCCTCGTCCCGCCCGGCCACGTCTGGGTCATGGGCGACAACCGTCCGGACTCCAAGGACAGCCGGTTCTTCGGGCCCATCACCGAGTCCAGCATCGTGGGCGAGTCCTTCGTGAGGGTCTGGCCCCTCGGGCGCTTCTCCTTCTTCTGA
- a CDS encoding glycerophosphodiester phosphodiesterase, which translates to MPRFASVRRPPIGFAHRGARAHAADNTLEAFRLALRLGATGLETDAWSSADGQAVLDHDGVVGGRMRRRPIAAHRRDELPGHLVTLAELYADCGTDFELSVDVKDEAVAAELVASARDVGAEERLWLCHPDWELAATWRALSPSVKLVDSTRLKRMEGGAERHVARAAAAGLDAVNLHHSDWTGGLVALVHRFEMLALGWDVQFDRTIDNLLDTGIDGVFSDHVDRMMARIHARA; encoded by the coding sequence GTGCCTCGATTCGCCTCGGTTCGACGCCCTCCGATCGGCTTCGCCCATCGCGGCGCCCGGGCCCACGCCGCCGACAACACCCTCGAGGCGTTCCGCCTGGCGCTGCGGCTGGGGGCCACGGGCCTGGAGACCGACGCCTGGTCGAGCGCCGACGGCCAGGCCGTGCTCGACCACGACGGGGTCGTGGGCGGGCGGATGCGCCGCCGGCCCATCGCCGCCCACCGCCGCGACGAGCTCCCCGGGCACCTGGTCACGTTGGCCGAGCTCTACGCCGACTGCGGCACCGACTTCGAGCTCTCCGTCGACGTCAAGGACGAGGCGGTCGCGGCCGAGCTGGTGGCCAGCGCCCGTGACGTGGGCGCCGAGGAGCGCCTCTGGCTGTGCCATCCCGATTGGGAGCTGGCGGCTACCTGGAGGGCCCTCTCCCCCAGTGTCAAGCTGGTCGACTCGACCCGTCTCAAGCGGATGGAGGGAGGCGCCGAGCGTCATGTGGCCCGGGCGGCGGCGGCCGGCCTCGACGCCGTCAACCTGCACCACAGCGACTGGACCGGGGGTCTCGTGGCCCTCGTGCACCGCTTCGAGATGCTGGCCCTCGGATGGGACGTGCAGTTCGACCGCACCATCGACAACCTGCTCGACACCGGCATCGACGGCGTGTTCTCCGACCACGTCGACCGCATGATGGCGAGGATCCACGCGCGCGCCTGA
- a CDS encoding Sec-independent protein translocase subunit TatA/TatB, which yields MFNVGGGEILVILLIALLFLGPERMPDAAKKLGRFLGEARRMTAGFQEEVRSAMDLSGTDDAVQRSDAGPRLIGPPPEPTAPRTPEGPADDGDATEVSPPGDGRDDSSAA from the coding sequence GTGTTCAACGTCGGTGGTGGAGAGATCCTCGTCATCCTCCTCATCGCGCTCCTCTTCCTCGGCCCCGAACGGATGCCCGACGCCGCCAAGAAGCTGGGGCGCTTCCTCGGGGAGGCCCGTCGCATGACGGCCGGCTTCCAGGAGGAGGTCCGCAGCGCCATGGACCTGAGCGGCACCGATGACGCGGTGCAGCGTTCCGATGCCGGTCCCCGGCTCATCGGGCCACCCCCCGAGCCCACCGCCCCCCGCACACCGGAGGGTCCGGCCGACGACGGTGACGCGACCGAGGTCTCGCCCCCGGGCGACGGTCGCGACGACTCCAGTGCGGCCTGA
- the tatC gene encoding twin-arginine translocase subunit TatC, producing MSANPDAEPRTTSGHMTIWEHIAELRSRLIKVMIAVGLGAILGWILFPWVFDILQTPFRDLVENRGGRIVANAPLQAFSTRLKVAGYLGIVFAMPVILWQLWRFVTPGLYPHEKKYAIPFTVTSLVLFALGASLAYYTLNPALEFLIGVGGDDIEPYYTVDSYIMLIVWMMIGFGIGFEVPVLLVALQMVGILTPRKLLSWWRIAIVLNVVAAAVITPSGDPITMMALAVPMTVLYLMSIGVGALFLRLRRRKAERAGTAA from the coding sequence GTGAGCGCCAACCCCGACGCCGAGCCGCGCACGACCAGCGGCCACATGACGATCTGGGAGCACATCGCCGAGCTCCGCTCCCGCCTCATCAAGGTCATGATCGCCGTGGGACTGGGTGCGATCCTGGGGTGGATCCTGTTCCCCTGGGTGTTCGACATCCTGCAGACGCCGTTCCGCGACCTCGTCGAGAACCGGGGTGGCCGGATCGTGGCCAACGCCCCGCTCCAGGCCTTCAGCACCCGCCTCAAGGTCGCGGGCTACCTCGGCATCGTGTTCGCCATGCCGGTCATCCTCTGGCAGCTCTGGCGCTTCGTCACGCCGGGCCTGTACCCCCACGAGAAGAAGTACGCAATCCCGTTCACGGTGACGTCGCTGGTGCTCTTCGCGCTCGGGGCGTCGCTGGCCTACTACACCTTGAACCCGGCGCTCGAGTTCCTCATCGGGGTCGGCGGCGACGACATCGAGCCGTACTACACCGTCGACAGCTACATCATGTTGATCGTCTGGATGATGATCGGCTTCGGCATCGGCTTCGAGGTCCCGGTGCTGCTCGTGGCCCTCCAGATGGTGGGCATCCTCACCCCCCGCAAGCTGCTGAGCTGGTGGCGCATCGCCATCGTGCTCAACGTCGTCGCCGCGGCGGTCATCACCCCCAGCGGCGATCCGATCACCATGATGGCGCTGGCGGTGCCGATGACCGTCCTCTACCTCATGAGCATCGGTGTGGGCGCGCTGTTCCTCCGGTTGCGGCGCCGAAAGGCCGAGCGAGCCGGCACCGCGGCGTGA
- a CDS encoding DEAD/DEAH box helicase, with translation MTTPTGRAFSLDPFQIEAIAAIDDGRSVLVSAPTGSGKTVVAEHAVARTLAEGGRAFYTTPIKALSNQKYHDLVRRHGVDQVGLLTGDTSVNGDAPVVVMTTEVLRNMIYSRSSALDGLAWVVLDEVHYLQDTYRGPVWEEVIVHLPVGVRLVCLSATVSNATELAHWIETVRGPTHVVVEETRPVTLDNWYLVEDRLHGTLDRLPTLVGGRANPDGSRYDAEPSRPDARRGRGRPRRRHATPRRTDVVGLLADDSLLPAIYFIFSRAACDDAVTASMAAGLRFTDDAERSRIRTIVDRHVAGLSDADLAVLDHDQWRHALECGVAAHHAGMVPPFKEAVEACFVEGLVKVVFATETLALGINMPARTVVIEKLTKFTGERHEFLTPGQYTQLTGRAGRRGIDDHGHAVVLWSPFVTFGEVAGLAASRSFRLTSAFRPTYNMAANLVRRYGADEAHRLLNLSFAQYQADAEVVRVQHRLQRRRADLERAIEKLHGGGLKGAARDRAHRQVDRTERDVAHLEHQVRGRTDTLVDHFDRVLQMLEAWGHLDGWALTRRGEQLVRIYHETDLLVAEALEEGLFDGIDAPTLAGLASGFVYESRQSGPDLEAWFPTRAVAHRAHQLDQLAVEIGRDEAQLGLPVTRTPDWGFFALAHAWAAGDDLVHVLGEDELSGGDFVRTIRQLLDLLRQLGEAAADPTTAATARSAADLVHRGVVAASSAITTGDDTDDATGGGDDETAGAPDRGVDGVAEDTGR, from the coding sequence GTGACCACCCCGACCGGGCGGGCCTTCTCGCTCGACCCCTTCCAGATCGAGGCCATCGCCGCCATCGACGACGGCCGATCGGTGCTGGTCAGCGCCCCCACCGGTTCCGGCAAGACCGTCGTGGCCGAGCACGCCGTCGCCCGGACCCTCGCCGAGGGCGGGCGGGCCTTCTACACCACCCCGATCAAGGCCCTGTCGAACCAGAAGTACCACGACCTGGTCCGCCGGCACGGCGTCGACCAGGTCGGTCTGCTCACCGGCGACACCTCGGTCAACGGTGACGCCCCGGTCGTGGTGATGACGACCGAGGTGCTGCGCAACATGATCTACAGCCGGTCGTCGGCGCTCGACGGCCTGGCCTGGGTCGTCCTCGACGAGGTCCACTACCTCCAGGACACCTATCGGGGCCCGGTGTGGGAGGAGGTCATCGTGCACCTCCCCGTCGGCGTCCGCCTGGTGTGCCTGTCGGCCACCGTCTCGAACGCGACGGAGCTGGCCCACTGGATCGAGACGGTCCGTGGTCCCACGCATGTGGTGGTGGAGGAGACCCGCCCGGTCACCCTCGACAACTGGTACCTGGTCGAGGACCGGCTCCACGGCACCCTCGACCGCCTCCCGACCCTCGTCGGGGGACGAGCCAACCCCGACGGGAGCCGCTACGACGCCGAGCCGTCCCGACCCGATGCCCGTCGGGGCCGCGGACGGCCTCGCCGCCGGCATGCCACCCCCCGGCGAACCGACGTCGTCGGCCTGTTGGCCGACGACAGCCTCCTGCCCGCCATCTACTTCATCTTCTCCCGGGCCGCGTGCGACGACGCCGTCACCGCCTCCATGGCCGCCGGGCTGCGCTTCACCGACGATGCCGAACGGTCGCGGATCCGCACCATCGTCGACCGCCACGTCGCCGGGCTCTCCGACGCCGACCTGGCCGTGCTCGACCACGACCAGTGGCGCCACGCCCTCGAATGCGGGGTGGCCGCCCACCACGCCGGCATGGTGCCTCCGTTCAAGGAGGCCGTGGAGGCCTGCTTCGTGGAGGGCCTGGTCAAGGTGGTGTTCGCCACCGAGACCCTCGCCCTCGGCATCAACATGCCGGCCCGCACGGTGGTCATCGAGAAGCTCACCAAGTTCACCGGCGAACGCCACGAGTTCCTCACGCCCGGGCAGTACACCCAGCTCACCGGAAGGGCGGGGCGACGCGGCATCGACGACCACGGCCACGCCGTCGTGCTCTGGTCGCCGTTCGTCACCTTCGGCGAGGTGGCGGGCCTGGCGGCCAGCCGCAGCTTCCGCCTCACCAGTGCCTTCCGCCCGACGTACAACATGGCCGCGAACCTCGTGCGTCGCTACGGCGCCGACGAGGCCCACCGGCTGCTCAACCTCAGCTTCGCCCAGTACCAGGCCGACGCCGAGGTGGTGCGGGTGCAGCACCGGCTCCAGCGCCGCCGGGCCGACCTCGAGCGAGCGATCGAGAAGCTGCACGGGGGTGGGCTGAAGGGGGCCGCCCGCGACCGGGCCCACCGCCAGGTGGATCGCACCGAACGCGACGTCGCCCACCTCGAACACCAGGTCCGGGGTCGCACCGACACGCTGGTCGACCACTTCGACCGGGTCCTGCAGATGCTCGAGGCGTGGGGCCACCTCGACGGCTGGGCCCTGACCCGCCGCGGCGAGCAGCTGGTGCGCATCTACCACGAGACCGACCTGCTGGTCGCCGAGGCCCTCGAGGAAGGCCTCTTCGACGGCATCGACGCCCCCACCCTCGCCGGCCTCGCCTCCGGGTTCGTGTACGAGTCGCGCCAGTCCGGCCCCGATCTCGAGGCTTGGTTCCCCACCCGCGCCGTCGCCCACCGGGCCCACCAGCTCGACCAGCTCGCCGTCGAGATCGGTCGCGACGAGGCCCAGCTGGGCCTGCCCGTCACCCGCACCCCGGACTGGGGCTTCTTCGCCCTCGCCCACGCCTGGGCGGCGGGCGACGACCTGGTCCACGTGCTCGGCGAGGACGAGCTGTCGGGGGGCGACTTCGTCCGCACCATCCGCCAGCTGCTCGACCTCCTACGCCAGTTGGGGGAGGCCGCCGCCGACCCCACGACCGCGGCGACGGCGCGGTCCGCCGCCGACCTCGTCCACCGCGGTGTGGTGGCCGCCTCGTCGGCGATCACCACCGGTGACGACACCGACGACGCCACGGGGGGAGGCGACGACGAGACCGCCGGCGCCCCCGACCGGGGGGTCGACGGGGTGGCCGAGGACACCGGCCGATGA
- a CDS encoding diacylglycerol/lipid kinase family protein: MTIRKGEAWGAPGALPADGVLVHSDAQAREVVTEARRRGDPIPTLGLLGGDLCRTLGGKGDVERLRSADAMTFPVDLGAALVDGHLHWFVAHLVARRSWWFGRVIAVMNAQWHGRWDLGPRSHPDDGLLDITDATMALGDRWKAWRRLPTGTHLPHPSLRTTRTAAATFDLEPALTVHLDGRAVGRARTLAVRIEPDALTVVV, encoded by the coding sequence ATGACCATCCGCAAGGGCGAGGCGTGGGGCGCCCCTGGGGCTCTGCCGGCCGACGGGGTCCTGGTGCACAGCGACGCCCAGGCACGCGAGGTGGTGACGGAGGCGCGACGTCGCGGTGACCCGATCCCCACCCTGGGCCTGCTCGGCGGCGACCTCTGTCGCACCCTGGGCGGCAAGGGCGACGTCGAGCGCCTGCGATCGGCGGACGCCATGACCTTCCCCGTCGACCTCGGCGCCGCCCTGGTCGACGGCCACCTCCACTGGTTCGTGGCCCACCTCGTCGCTCGCCGCTCGTGGTGGTTCGGGCGGGTGATCGCCGTGATGAACGCCCAGTGGCACGGCCGCTGGGATCTCGGCCCCCGTTCCCACCCCGACGACGGACTGCTCGACATCACCGACGCCACCATGGCCCTCGGAGACCGGTGGAAGGCGTGGCGGAGGCTTCCCACGGGGACACACCTGCCGCACCCCTCGCTGCGAACGACGCGCACCGCGGCCGCCACCTTCGATCTCGAGCCCGCCCTCACGGTGCACCTCGACGGTCGAGCCGTCGGACGGGCCCGCACCCTGGCGGTGAGGATCGAGCCCGATGCCCTCACCGTCGTCGTGTGA
- a CDS encoding M20 family metallopeptidase, translating to MDVRELKDQVCAEIDRRAGQLIGVSHDIHAHPEENFEEHHAHDLLTTVLEEAGLDTTRAAYGLETAFDARRGEGGPTVAVMLEYDALPGLGHACGHNIIAAAGLGAGLAAATVAERLGGSLRVLGTPAEEGGGGKVLMTAAGALDGVDAALMVHPADHDLRQMTTIAIQRLRVAYAGEAAHAAAFPWNGRNALDAAVLGYNAVAALRQHIRPDERIHGVFTDGGDKPNIVPAHAAMLWYVRSGTLERLQPLKSRVLDALRSGAMATGCDVTHEWLEPAYAELRSNTRLEDLYAANSAHLGRLLLDPEEGLQVCGSTDMGNVSQEVPSIHPMIAVAPEGVSIHTPEFAHFAAGPEGDAAVLDGAKAMAMTIVDLWARPGILTEDGPASRDDGPR from the coding sequence ATGGACGTGCGTGAGCTGAAGGACCAGGTGTGCGCCGAGATCGATCGGCGGGCCGGCCAGCTGATCGGGGTCTCCCACGACATCCACGCCCACCCCGAGGAGAACTTCGAGGAGCACCACGCCCACGACCTGCTGACCACGGTGCTCGAGGAGGCCGGCCTCGACACCACCCGTGCGGCCTACGGCCTCGAGACCGCCTTCGACGCCCGCCGCGGCGAGGGCGGGCCCACCGTGGCGGTGATGCTCGAGTACGACGCCCTGCCCGGCCTGGGCCACGCCTGCGGGCACAACATCATCGCCGCCGCCGGCCTCGGCGCAGGGTTGGCCGCGGCCACGGTGGCCGAGCGCCTCGGCGGGTCCCTCCGGGTGCTCGGCACCCCGGCCGAGGAGGGAGGGGGCGGCAAGGTGCTGATGACGGCCGCCGGCGCCCTCGACGGCGTCGACGCCGCCTTGATGGTCCATCCCGCCGACCACGACCTGCGCCAGATGACCACCATCGCCATCCAGCGCCTGCGCGTGGCCTACGCCGGTGAGGCCGCACACGCCGCGGCCTTCCCGTGGAACGGCCGCAACGCCCTCGACGCAGCCGTGCTCGGCTACAACGCGGTCGCCGCGCTGCGCCAGCACATCCGGCCCGACGAGCGCATCCATGGCGTCTTCACCGACGGTGGCGACAAGCCCAACATCGTGCCGGCCCACGCCGCCATGCTCTGGTACGTGCGCTCGGGCACCCTGGAGCGCCTCCAACCGCTCAAGAGCAGGGTGCTCGACGCCCTGCGCAGCGGGGCCATGGCCACCGGTTGTGACGTCACCCACGAGTGGCTCGAGCCGGCGTACGCCGAGCTGCGCAGCAACACGCGTCTCGAGGACCTCTACGCCGCCAACTCCGCCCACCTGGGCCGACTGTTGCTCGACCCGGAGGAGGGCCTGCAGGTGTGCGGCAGCACCGACATGGGCAACGTCTCCCAGGAGGTGCCGAGCATCCACCCGATGATCGCCGTGGCCCCCGAGGGCGTGAGCATCCACACCCCCGAGTTCGCCCACTTCGCGGCGGGTCCCGAGGGCGATGCGGCCGTGCTCGACGGCGCCAAGGCCATGGCCATGACCATCGTCGACCTCTGGGCTCGTCCCGGGATCCTCACCGAGGACGGCCCCGCAAGCCGTGACGATGGCCCCCGCTAG
- a CDS encoding FAD-dependent thymidylate synthase, producing the protein MSLYVAEEFTAEEADVLRRYFTNLYDPVFALVNLPEVVKGALFARYSRSPKSLRRLFLDEFVGELDITGDASIDATVGLRRAEELYDRVFFEYGDDSVAQLGGVHLACEQASNLLTKVLEWGRLMSYLEQSTRYIAYDSRIGGRYRYHRPAGVMQSRQATRYIGDMDRMFDTYAELLPVVVDHLRDTVPKDPADSDFVYRQAIRAKAFDSLRGLLPASSLSNVGIYGTGQGYEQLLLRMRSHPLPEARHYADLMLTELRKVIPSFLKRVDLDDRGVAWSRYLESSREQMEDLADRLFPAGTDLEPAPVVTLVDFDPDAEVKLVASALYPFVSLPESQIEARVRAMGADERLAVLRAYEGDRANRRHKPGRALERPTYRFDVLADYGAFRDLQRHRMLTIEWQALTPRHGYTRPEAVDTAGVGARFDDAMDRSAALYDALVPDVPSEASYAVALAYKVRFVMQMNAREAMHLIELRTTPQGHPAYRLVGQEMHRLIEEQAGHSAVAEMMRFVDHSAEAELERLHAERRAEARRETS; encoded by the coding sequence GTGAGCCTCTACGTCGCCGAGGAGTTCACCGCGGAGGAGGCGGACGTCCTCCGGCGGTACTTCACCAACCTGTACGACCCCGTGTTCGCCCTCGTGAACCTGCCCGAGGTCGTCAAGGGAGCGCTGTTCGCCCGCTACTCGCGCTCACCGAAGAGCCTGCGACGTCTGTTCCTCGACGAGTTCGTGGGCGAGCTGGACATCACCGGAGACGCCTCGATCGACGCCACCGTGGGCCTCCGGCGGGCCGAGGAGCTCTACGACCGCGTCTTCTTCGAGTACGGCGACGACTCCGTCGCCCAGCTCGGTGGCGTGCACCTGGCCTGCGAGCAGGCCTCGAACCTGTTGACCAAGGTGCTCGAGTGGGGACGCCTCATGTCCTACCTCGAGCAGTCCACCCGCTACATCGCCTACGACAGCCGCATCGGGGGCCGCTACCGCTACCACCGGCCGGCCGGCGTGATGCAGTCCCGGCAGGCCACTCGCTACATCGGCGACATGGACCGGATGTTCGACACCTATGCCGAGCTGTTGCCGGTGGTGGTCGACCACCTGCGCGACACCGTGCCCAAGGACCCGGCCGACAGCGACTTCGTCTACCGCCAGGCGATCCGGGCCAAGGCGTTCGACTCCCTCCGAGGCCTGCTGCCCGCCTCCTCGCTGTCCAACGTCGGCATCTACGGCACCGGTCAGGGCTACGAGCAGCTGCTGTTGCGCATGCGGTCCCATCCGCTGCCCGAGGCCCGCCACTACGCCGACCTCATGCTCACCGAGCTGCGCAAGGTCATCCCGTCGTTCCTCAAGCGGGTCGACCTCGACGACCGGGGGGTGGCGTGGAGCCGATACCTGGAGTCCAGCCGGGAGCAGATGGAGGACCTCGCCGATCGATTGTTCCCCGCCGGCACCGACCTGGAGCCGGCTCCGGTCGTCACCCTCGTCGACTTCGACCCCGACGCCGAGGTCAAGCTCGTCGCCAGTGCCCTCTATCCGTTCGTCTCGCTGCCCGAGAGCCAGATAGAGGCCCGGGTGCGGGCCATGGGGGCCGACGAGCGCCTGGCCGTCCTGAGGGCCTACGAGGGCGACCGGGCCAACCGGCGCCACAAGCCGGGCCGAGCGCTCGAGCGTCCGACGTACCGTTTCGACGTCCTGGCCGACTACGGGGCGTTCCGCGACCTGCAGCGCCATCGGATGCTCACCATCGAGTGGCAGGCCCTGACCCCCCGTCACGGCTACACGCGACCCGAGGCCGTCGACACCGCCGGGGTGGGGGCGCGCTTCGACGACGCCATGGACCGCTCCGCCGCCCTCTACGACGCCCTGGTCCCCGACGTCCCGTCCGAGGCCTCCTACGCCGTCGCCCTGGCCTACAAGGTCCGGTTCGTCATGCAGATGAACGCTCGCGAGGCGATGCACCTCATCGAGCTGCGCACCACCCCCCAGGGGCACCCCGCCTACCGCCTGGTGGGCCAGGAGATGCACCGCCTGATCGAAGAACAGGCCGGTCACAGCGCCGTCGCCGAGATGATGCGCTTCGTCGACCACTCCGCCGAAGCCGAGCTCGAACGGCTGCACGCCGAGCGCCGAGCCGAGGCTCGCCGAGAAACCTCCTGA
- a CDS encoding GNAT family N-acetyltransferase, giving the protein MHAARQATRHDLGVLVALAEAAVGELAPLRGGDTWARTVGRRPPLEPPLSTALDDPGHLVVCGTLDGCVVGYATARVDGLDDGSRLATLDDIYVLPDARHVGVGEAMMDLVVEWAGAEGAFGIDALALPGMRDTKNFFERFGLVARAIVVHRRLS; this is encoded by the coding sequence GTGCACGCCGCCCGCCAGGCCACTCGTCACGACCTCGGGGTGCTGGTGGCCCTCGCCGAGGCCGCCGTCGGCGAGCTCGCCCCCCTGCGCGGCGGCGACACGTGGGCCCGCACGGTCGGGCGCCGACCGCCCCTCGAGCCGCCCCTGTCGACGGCCCTCGACGATCCCGGCCATCTGGTCGTGTGCGGCACCCTCGACGGTTGCGTCGTGGGCTACGCCACCGCCCGGGTCGATGGCCTCGACGACGGTTCACGGTTGGCCACGCTCGACGACATCTACGTGCTGCCCGACGCCCGCCACGTCGGGGTCGGCGAGGCCATGATGGACCTCGTGGTCGAGTGGGCGGGTGCCGAGGGCGCCTTCGGCATCGACGCGCTGGCCCTGCCCGGCATGCGCGACACCAAGAACTTCTTCGAGCGCTTCGGTCTCGTGGCCCGGGCCATCGTCGTTCACCGACGCCTGTCGTGA
- a CDS encoding NUDIX hydrolase has translation MTARPELSVAAVVVHDGMLLVVRRGHGPAAGEWSVPGGRVEHGETLAEAVVREVAEETGLECICGELLGWVEVLDDRAEGHHHVILDFVATVLDHREPRAGDDAAEAAWVPLGDVAQLNLVDGLAEFLHDNGVLDTIV, from the coding sequence GTGACGGCCCGGCCCGAGCTCAGCGTGGCCGCCGTCGTCGTGCACGACGGCATGCTGCTGGTGGTGCGCAGGGGCCACGGCCCGGCGGCGGGGGAGTGGTCCGTGCCCGGCGGTCGGGTCGAGCACGGCGAGACGCTGGCCGAGGCCGTGGTGCGCGAGGTCGCCGAGGAGACTGGGCTCGAGTGCATCTGCGGAGAGCTGCTGGGGTGGGTCGAGGTCCTCGACGACCGGGCCGAGGGACACCACCACGTGATCCTCGACTTCGTGGCGACGGTGCTCGACCACAGGGAACCACGGGCGGGCGACGACGCCGCCGAGGCGGCGTGGGTGCCACTCGGCGACGTCGCCCAGCTCAACCTGGTCGACGGCCTCGCCGAGTTCCTCCACGACAACGGGGTCCTCGACACGATCGTGTGA